The Solea solea chromosome 19, fSolSol10.1, whole genome shotgun sequence genome has a window encoding:
- the LOC131445824 gene encoding cytochrome c oxidase subunit 5B, mitochondrial-like, translating to MAARLLLRSAFRVTMASRSRTARVPALTRGMAAGGMPTDEEQATGLERIIMDAMKEGKDPYNTMKPKSYSGTKEDPNIVPSITNKRIVGCICEEDNTSVVWFWIHEGPAHRCPSCGSYYQLVHQEIPH from the exons atggCTGCAAGGTTACTGCTCCGCTCGGCTTTCAGAGTCACGATGGCCAGCCGGAGCCGGACTGCCCGGGTCCCTGCTCTGACTCGCGGCATGGCGGCTGGAG GGATGCCCACTGATGAGGAGCAGGCAACTGGGCTGGAGAGAATCATTATGGACGCCATGAAGGAGGGAAAG GATCCCTACAACACGATGAAGCCAAAGTCATACAGTGGTACCAAGGAGGATCCCAACATTGTTCCTTCCATCACAAACAAGAGGATTGTGGGATGCATCT GTGAAGAGGACAACACATCAGTGGTTTGGTTCTGGATTCATGAGGGCCCGGCCCACCGCTGCCCATCCTGTGGTTCCTATTACCAGCTTGTGCACCAGGAGATCCCCCACTAA
- the mrps24 gene encoding small ribosomal subunit protein uS3m, whose translation MAASLRNAGITGLLSALARTGSFCSSTGYRSLHVTAVCCKNRAARIRVGKGDNPLVYEQAIHPHHIGHRKGWLSQNTSNLRGEDGAAQRTVEDMFIRKFMFGTFHGCLANEIVIKRRGNLLVVCALVLQRFSPLRFYFLIGYSESLLSHFYKCPVKLEIQTLQQKAVYKYL comes from the exons ATGGCGGCGTCCTTGAGGAACGCAGGTATCACGGGTCTCTTG AGTGCCTTGGCCAGGACTGGGTCATTCTGCTCCTCTACTGGATACAGAAGCCTGCACGTCACTGCAGTGTGTTGCAAG AACCGAGCCGCTCGTATCCGAGTGGGGAAAGGAGACAACCCTCTGGTCTACGAGCAGGCGATTCATCCTCATCACATCGGCCATCGGAAAGGATGGCTGTCACAGAATACCA GTAACCTCCGCGGTGAAGATGGAGCCGCTCAACGGACCGTAGAGGACATGTTCATCAGGAAGTTCATGTTCGGGACCTTCCACGGCTGCCTGGCCAACGAGATTGTGATCAAACGCCGCGGCAACTTGCTCGTTGTGTGCGCCCTCGTGCTGCAGAGGTTCTCACCGCTCAGGTTCTACTTTTTAATTGGATATTCTGAGTCTCTGCTGTCACACTTCTACAAGTGTCCTGTCAAGTTAGAGATTCAGACCCTGCAGCAAAAAGCTGTTTATAAGTATCTCTGA
- the nudcd3 gene encoding nudC domain-containing protein 3 yields MASPLEMTEMYDNALLGILQHVGNIQDFLQVYFGFLYRKTDFYRLLSSPNDKMGFPPGVAEKMVHKTFKLFEKLAEQDRERQLVQMQKRTENKSVPAAVQELEVVTEHHKETEELSTEGAEVENNNSPLDAVDVSVPAASEATVSPQPDADSGGSCEVPGPSAQEDQAAAASTDAAEEHPEKFQSDSDSYNGAVRENYSWSQDYTDVEIRVIVPKTVVKGRQVSVSLQTSSIRVSVRDGTTDETLMEGEFTHKINTENSLWSLEPGQCVVLSLSKASEVWWSAVLKGEKEIDINQINRERTMATVDEEEHAVLDRLTFDYHQKLQGKPQSHEMKVHDMLKKGWDAEGSPFRGQQFDPSMFDIPPSAVQF; encoded by the exons ATGGCGTCGCCGCTGGAGATGACGGAGATGTACGACAACGCTCTATTGGGAATCCTGCAGCACGTTGGAAACATCCAGGACTTTCTTCAGGTCTACTTTGGGTTTTTGTATCGCAAAACGGACTTTTATCGCCTCCTGTCGAGTCCCAACGACAAGATGGGCTTCCCTCCTGGTGTAGCAGAGAAAATGGTGCACAAG ACATTTAAGTTGTTTGAGAAGCTGGCAgagcaagacagagagagacagctggTCCAGATGCAGAAGAGAACGGAGAATAAAAGTGTTCCTGCAGCAGTTCAGGAGCTGGAGGTCGTCACTGAGCATCACAAGGAGACGGAGGAGCTGAGCACAGAAGGAGCAGAGGTGGAGAACAACAACTCCCCACTAGATGCTGTGGATGTCTCAGTCCCTGCAGCCTCAGAAGCGACCGTCAGCCCTCAGCCTGATGCTGACAGTGGTGGCAGCTGTGAAGTTCCAGGGCCGTCAGCTCAGGAAGACCAGGCAGCTGCAGCCAGCACTGACGCAGCAGAGGA GCATCCGGAGAAATTTCAGTCTGATTCTGACAGTTACAACGGGGCCGTGAGAGAAAACTACAGCTGGTCTCAGGATTACACTGATGTGGAGATTCGGGTGATTGTGCCCAAGACAGTCGTTAAAGGCCGACAG GTCAGCGTAAGTCTGCAGACCAGCAGCATACGAGTGAGTGTGAGGGACGGAACCACAGATGAAACATTGATGGAGGGAGAATTCACACACAAGATCAATACAGAAAACTCTCTTTGGAGCCTGGAACCTGGACAGTGTGTGGTT CTGTCACTCAGCAAGGCCTCGGAGGTTTGGTGGAGTGCGGTGCTTAAAGGGGAGAAGGAGATTGACATCAACCAGATCAACCGCGAGCGCACCATGGCAACAGTCGATGAGGAGGAGCATGCTGTGTTGGACAGACTCACTTTTGACTACCATCAGAAGCTGCAGGGCAAACCACAGAGTCATGAAATG AAAGTGCATGACATGCTGAAGAAGGGCTGGGATGCCGAAGGCTCACCTTTCAGAGGGCAGCAGTTCGACCCGTCCATGTTTGACATACCACCCAGTGCAGTGCAGTTCTGA